A genomic window from Lycium barbarum isolate Lr01 chromosome 4, ASM1917538v2, whole genome shotgun sequence includes:
- the LOC132635243 gene encoding transcription factor MAMYB produces the protein MEFLDEDAKPRFVLQSKPLPQSNSDPVTQTRSFYRPGIIISISLSLLFFTLSFLYFNLEPIGSIFLWLFLSFLIGPFAPISVTAGDIRVGLGSPIQDPPKEDLSDTEPEKKSNRRSNKPKKNVDFEPVLATNYDPKPEKVNGSVPNSKKSNGLVENSKNSVWSEGDEELLKKMMGKNPVGKPGRWEAIAEGFNGRYKVENVIKKAKELGEKKMSDEDSYSRFLKDRKPMDKRSESGNEGDFDNVDAKKAVESWTSGEDLALLNALKTFPKEVAMRWEKIAAAVPGKNKAACMKRMAELKKDFRSSKSGNAEA, from the coding sequence ATGGAGTTCTTAGACGAAGATGCCAAACCCAGATTTGTCCTTCAATCCAAACCATTACCCCAATCCAATTCCGATCCGGTAACCCAAACCCGTTCTTTTTACCGACCCGGAATCATCATCTCCATTTCcctttctcttctcttcttcacTCTCTCCTTCCTTTACTTCAATCTTGAACCAATTGGATCCATTTTCTTATggctctttctttctttccttatTGGTCCTTTTGCTCCTATTTCCGTTACAGCTGGTGATATTCGGGTCGGACTCGGATCCCCCATTCAAGACCCGCCAAAAGAAGATCTTTCTGATACCGAACCCGAGAAAAAGTCAAACAGAAGATCCAACAAACCTAAAAAAAACGTTGACTTTGAGCCGGTTCTCGCCACCAATTATGACCCGAAACCCGAGAAAGTTAATGGGTCGGTTCCAAATTCGAAAAAAAGTAATGGGTTGGTGGAAAATTCGAAAAATAGTGTATGGAGTGAAGGGGATGAGGAATTGTTGAAGAAAATGATGGGGAAGAACCCGGTAGGGAAACCGGGTCGATGGGAAGCGATAGCGGAAGGGTTTAATGGGAGATATAAAGTGGAAAATGTGATAAAGAAAGCTAAAGAATTGGGTGAGAAGAAAATGAGTGATGAGGATTCGTATTCGAGGTTCTTGAAGGATAGAAAACCAATGGATAAGAGAAGTGAGAGTGGAAATGAAGGTGATTTTGATAATGTGGATGCGAAAAAGGCGGTGGAGAGTTGGACTAGTGGTGAGGATTTGGCATTGCTTAATGCATTGAAGACGTTTCCGAAGGAAGTGGCGATGAGGTGGGAGAAAATAGCAGCTGCTGTGCCTGGGAAGAATAAGGCAGCTTGTATGAAAAGAATGGCTGAGTTGAAGAAGGATTTTAGAAGTTCTAAGTCTGGTAATGCTGAAGCTTAG